The stretch of DNA GGACCGTCTCAGGGACGGTCCAGCGCGTCAGTCGCGACGGTGCCGACCGCCGCTCGGCTTGGTGACCTCAACGGTGGGAGCCGAACCCGCCGTGACGAGATCGTCGTCCTGCTGCCGCTCGCGCTCGGCACCGGCGGCGTCGTTGAGACCGACGTTGCCCGCAGCCGCCGCCGCAGCGGCGTCCTCCTCCTGGATCTCCTGCAGCGCGGACTTGGTGCGCAGCGGGACCTCCTTGAGCAGGAGGACCAGCAGGAAGGCGAGCACCGCGACGATGCCGGCGAGGATGTAGACGACGTGGGTGGAGTCCACGAAGCCCTGCTTCACGGGCTGAGCCAAGGTCGCAGGCAGCGTGTTGATGAACGCGGAATCCTCACTGAGGCCCGCGAGCTGCGCGCCGTACTGCTGCATGGAACTGCCCGACGACGCCAGCGCCTGCTGGAACCCCGGTGTCCCGGCGACCGCCTGCACCTGGGTGTTGACGTTCGTGGGCAGCCCGTTGAACAGCAGCGACAGGAACACCGCGGTGCCGATGGTGCCGCCGGTGGCCCGGAAGAACGTCGCTGAGGACGTGGCCACACCGATGTCGCGGGCCTTCACCGTGTTCTGGACGGCCATCATCATCGTCTGCATGTTCAGGCCCAGCCCGGCGCCGAGGACGAGGAAGGTGCCGGCGAGGACCAGGTACGGGGTGTCGACCTTGATCAGCGCGAGCATCATCGCGAACGCGACGATCAGCAGCGCGGTGCCGACGACGGGGAAGATCTTGTAGCGGCCGGTCTTGCCGGTGATGATGCCGGAGCTGATGGAGCCGCCCATCAGGCCGACCATCATCGGCAGCAGCCACAGACCGGACTGGGTCGGCGTGGCCCCCTTCACCAGCTGCAGGTACAGCGGCAGGGTGGCCAGGGCTCCGAACATCGCGAGGCCGATCAGCACGTTGACGACCAGCCCCTGCGAGAACTGGCGGTTGGCGAACAGCCGCATCGGGATCAGCGCGTCGTCACCCATGCGGCGCTCGATGAGCACGAAGCCGACGATGCCGAGCACGCCGACGACGATCGAGACCAGGCTGGCGGCCGACGTCCAACCCCACTTGTTGCCCTGCTCGGCGACCAGCAGCAGCGGCACCATACCGACGACCAGCGCGACCGCTCCCCACCAGTCGATGCGGTGCTCGCGCCGGGTGTGCGGGATGTGCAGCACCTTGAGCACCACGGCCAGCGCCACGATGCCGATGGGGACGTTGATGAGGAAGACCCAACGCCATCCGGTGACGCCGAAGATCGTGTCCGCACCGGCGAAGAACCCACCGATGATGGGGCCGATGACAGACGAGGTCCCGAAGACGGCGAGGAACATGCCCTGGTAGCGCGAGCGCTCACGCGGCGGCACGATGTCGGCCAGGATGGCCAGCGCCAGGGAGAACAGACCGCCGGCGCCGAGACCCTGCACCGCACGGAAGGCGGCCAGCTCGGTCATCGAGGTGGCGACACCGCTGAGCACCGATCCCGCGACGAAGATGCTGATGGCGGCGATGAACAGGGGGCGACGCCCGTAGAGGTCGGACAGCTTGCCGTACAGCGGCGTGGTGATGGTCGAGGTGATCAGGTAGGCGGTCGTCGCCCAGGCCTGGCCGGACAACTGGCCGAGGTCGTCGGCGATGGTGCGGATCGACGTGGAGACGATGGTCTGGTCGAGCGCGGCGAGCAGCATGCCCGCCATCAGTCCACCCAGGATCGTCAGGATCTGTTTGTGGGTCAGGCCGACCTGTGACTCCACCTGAGTTGGTGCGGTGGTCATGCAGTACTCCCTTGAGCATTCGACGGAGCCGGCTGGACGAGCTCGGCGGCGACGTTCTTGACGGCTTCGATGTTGCTCGACAGCCCGTGGACGAATTCGGTGAGGAGGCGGGTGAAGACGGCGCGGTCCTCGGCTGACCAGTCGGCGACGAGGGGCGCGAAGATCTGGCCCCGCATCTGGACCATCTGGTCGACGCGGGCCTGCCCCGACGCGGTGGGCACGAGGATGGAGGCCCGTCCGTCGTCCGGGTCCGCCTGCCGTTCGACGAGTCCGGCTTTGACCATGCCGGCGACCTGACGCGACACCGTGGAGGGATCGGCGCACATCCGCTCGGCGAGGTCACTGGCGCGCATCGGCCCGTGGTGGGCCAACTTGAGCAGCAGCGACGAGTCGTAGCCCTCCGGCGACGCCGACCCGTGAATCCTGGCCTTGATGGCACTGAACGACTTGACCATGTCGACGAGCCGCTGGGCGACGTCGCCCGCGTAGTCACGATCGGCGGCCGAGCACCCGGCGACGGCCTCGCGGTAGGACTCGACCGCCGCCTCACCCGTACCGTGCGGAGCTTCGGTGATGGTCATCCCGCCTCCTTCCGGTAAAGTCCGGGTAATTTGCTTGAGCTATGCAACTAGTTGCTGGGTGCAAGCATGCATCGGATGCTTGACGCATGCAAGTTCTTTTCCGGCCAGTGCTGGGGATCACGCTGCCGAGGGCCGAGCCGGTGCCCGGTAGGCTGCGAGGCGATGTCGGGCCGACGGTCCGGCGCGGGCCTCTAGCTCAATCGGTTAGAGCTACGGACTTTTAATCCGCAGGTTCCGGGTTCGAGCCCCGGGGGGCCCACATTTTGCCTGGTCAGAGCGTAAGGCCGGTAGTGAAGGGTAAGTGATTCACACAAACCTCCACACTTACTTCGTCGAACCTCTTAACGTGGTCTAGGAAAATCTGAAGTGCTACCGACAGGACGTCACCGGTCGATTGGCGTCGGGGTCCCCCCCGCCGGGACACACCGACCCGCGTCCCTCTACGGTCGAAGGGTGACCCGGATACGGCAGTTCGCTGCGGCGCACAGATGGCTGTGGACGTTTGGCGTCGTCACGCTCGCTGTCGCGGTGGCGCTGGTGCTGGTCGTCCTCATCGACGGCGGATGGTCCTGGTCGCTCTTGATCCCCGCAGCAGCCTGCTACGTCGGCTACTTCGCTGGGACATGGTCCAGGGTCCGACGCGAGGCCCGTAACGCCTTGCCGGAATGACGCAGACCGGTGTCGGTCACCCACCCACCACGAGCGGTGATTGGCGTGACCTCCGGCGCGTATCGCCGTTGCCTACACGTCGTTTAGCGATTAGTACGCACGGGTCGCCCCGATGGGTTACCGGAACACCATAGACGTTCTCCGCGCCTCGCACGCTGGGAAGCGACGCGGACCGGATCCGGTGCCAGTCGCCCCATGATGGGCACGCCGTCAGAGGATGTGAACAAGCGCTGGCACCGCCGTCAGTCTTCGAGACCGGCCACGTAAGCTGCTGCCTGTGTGCCTGCGCGTCACCCGCGCGAACCGGGCGTTCGTCTCCGCCGACGGGGCCCGTCAGCGGATCGCCGAGAGGGGTTCGACGTTCGCCGCACCGGCCGTGTCGATTCCAGCCACCGCCGCGGCGCCCACCACCGCATCCCCGCCGGGCCCGACGATGCCGGCGGGATCCGCGGTCGCCGACAGGGCCGGCAACGGACCCGGGTCCCCCACCACAAAGGCGGTGGACGCGGCGAAGCGGCGGGCCTGAGATCGTCGAAGCCGGAACCGACGGGTGGCTCACCGGACCTCCTCGAGCGATGCGGGTGCTGACGGACGGGACGGTGGCGCCGGAGTCCGAAGTGCGCTCGGGCTCCCCGACGGGGACGCTGTCAGTCGCCCGCCGTACCGTCGTCGCGTGACCGAACCACCCGATCCGCGGCCCGCCGCCCGACAGTGGGCCGGGATGTTGGGCGCCCTCGACGATGACGACCCGGTGCGGCCGACGCCCTGCACCGACGACACCGTCGGTGACCTCGTCGACCATGTGGACAAGGGGTGCCGCGGGCTCGTCACCGTCGCCGGCGCGCCTCTCATCGGCCCCGATGACACGGCGGAGCCTGCCGCGGCGCACGTACGCGGCGATCCGCGACAGGACCTCGCCCACTACGCGGTGGCCCTGGCGGCCGCCTGGTCGGATCCCCGGGCTCGGACCGGCTCCTCGCCGGTCGCCCCCGGGGTGGACTTGCCCAACGCGATCCGGGGTCGGATCGCGCCGGCCGAACTGGACGTCCACGGCTGCGACCTCGCCCGCGCGAACGGCCGGCCGTTCGCCCTTCCCGACGACGTGCTGCGAGACAGCCTCGACCGCCTGCTCGCGTTCGTACCGACCGCACCGGTGGCCGGTCTGGGGAGCGAGCCGGTCGCAGTGCCGCCCGGCACGCCGCTGCTCGACCGGGTCGTCGCCGCAGCCGGACGGCGAACGTGACCGCGACGTCGCCGGTGGAGCAGACGGCGATGCACCGGGCGTTGGAGCTCGCCGTCCGCGGCGCCACCGAGGTGCTCCCCAATCCGGTGGTCGGCTGCGTGCTCCTCACCCCCGACGGGACCGTCATCGGTGAGGGTTGGCACGAGCGGTACGGCGACGCGCACGCCGAGGTCAACGCCCTCCGCGCCGCCGGCGACCGGGCGCGCGGCGCGACCGCCGTCGTCACTCTCGAGCCGTGCAACCACACCGGACGCACCGGACCGTGCGCCCGGGCGCTGATCGCTGCCGGCGTGGCGAGGGTGGTCGTGGCGAACACCGACCCGTCGGAAACCGCCGGCGGCGGCGCGGAGACCCTACGAGCCGCCGGCGTCGAGGTGGTCACCGGCGTGCTCGCCGACGAGGCGTCCGACGTCAACCGGGTGTGGCTGACCGGCGTCCGGCGGCGCCGGCCGTTCGTCACCTTCAAGACCGGGATGACCCTGGACGGCCGGGTGGCCGCTCCCGACGGCACCAGCCGGTGGATCACGTCGGCGGAGTCCCGAGCGGACGTGCACCGTCTGCGGCAGCGGGTGGACACGATGCTGGTCGGCTCGGGGACCGTGCTCACCGACGACCCGGTGCTCACCGTCCGGGACGCCGACGGTCGACCGCTGCCCCGACAACCGCTCCGAGTGGTCGCCGACAGCACCGGGCGCACCCCGCCCCGCGCCCGCGTGCGCAACGGTGACGCCGAGACGTGGATCGCCACCGCGGCCGAGGTCGGCGGCGGGGATGGGCTGGATCTGCCGCACCTGCTGTCGATGCTGTGGGTCCGCGGCCGACGTCACGTGCTGCTGGAGGGCGGCCCCCGACTGGCGGCGGCGTTCTTCGACGCCGGGTTGGTCGACGAGGTGGTCGCCTACATCGCGCCGACGGTGCTGGGCGCGGGTCGCCCGTCGGTCGACGGTGGTGCGGCAGCGACCCTCACGGACGCCCACCGGCTGACGCTCCGGGAGGTCACCCGGATCGGGGACGACGTCCGACTGCGGTACTCCGTCGGCGCCCGCTGATCCGGATCGGGCAGCGTCCACTGCGCGGGCAAATTCCTACCGGAGTCGGGGAGGGATCCTCCCGCTCAGCGGGCACTTACCTACCGAAGTCGGGGAGGAATCCTCCCGCTCAGCGGGCACTTACCTACCGGAATCGGGGAGGGATCCTCCCGCTCAGCGGGCACTTACCTACCGAAGTCGGGGAGCAATCCTCCCGCTCAGCGAGCACATCACTCCCCGACTCGGGGAGCGTTCCGCTCAGGCGAACTCGAACGACCGCTTGGACATCCCGAACCAGAAGCCGTCGACGGCGGTCCTGGCGTCGATGCCCTGATCGGCGCTGGCGCCCATCGTCACGAACAGCGGGGCGAAGTGCTCGGTGCGCGGGTGCGCCCGGCGGCCCGCCGGCGCGGCGTTCTCGAAGTCGAGCACGGCGTCGATGTCGCCGGACTCGACGGCCTCCTTGGCCCACTGGTCGAACTCGTGACCCCACTGCGGCGCGGCGCCGGTGGTGTCGTCGAACATCGCTTCGCGGAGGTTGTGGGTGGTGAACCCCGATCCGATGATCAGCACACCTTGCTCCCGCAGCGGCGCCAGCGTCCGGCCGAGCTCGAACAGCTCCCGCGGATCCAGCGTCGGCATCGACACCTGCAGCACCGGGATGTCGGCCTCCGGGAACATCTCGACGAGCGGCACGTAGGCGCCGTGGTCCAGGCCGCGGTTCGGGTCCTGGTAGACCGGCCGACCCGGCTTCGCGACGAGCTTCGCCACGTCGTCGGCGAGACCGGGCGCTCCGGGCGCGTCGTAGCGAACCTCGTAGTAGCGCTGTGCGAAGCCGCCGAAGTCGTAGGTGAGCGGCACCGTCTCGGTGGCCCCGACGGTCAGCGGCGCCGACTCCCAGTGCGCCGAGACGACCAGGATCGATTCGGGCCGCGGCAGGCCGGCACTCCAGGCGGCGAGCTGGCCGGTCCAGACGGCGTCGTCCGCCAGCGGCGGCGCACCATGGGACAGGTAGAGCGCAGGCATCCGGTTCGAGGTCATGCTGCGATGCTACGGTGAATTACATGAGCGCTCAAGCATCTTTCGTCCGTAAGATGCCCCACATGTCCGATCAGCCGTGGCTCACGGACGCCCAGCAGCGCGTGTGGCGTCAGTACCTCAATCTGGACCGGCGGCTGCAGGAGCGCATCGAACGCGACATGCAGCAGCAGTCGGGGATGCCGATGGCCTATTACCTGATCCTGGCGATGCTGTCCGAGGCGCGGGGACGCTCGCTGCGGATGAACCAGCTGGCCGAGATCCTGGAGTCGTCCCAGTCGCGCACCTCGCACGCGGTCTCGCGGCTGGAGGAGCAGGGATGGGTACGCCGCGAACGGAGTCCGGAGGACGGCCGCGGCCAGGTGGCCGTCCTGACCGACGCCGGATGGAGCCGCGTGCAGCAGCTGGCGCCGGGCCACGCCGGGACCGTCAAGCGCACCATGTTCGCGGGGCTGGACGACCACGACCTCGGCGAGCTGAGCCGCATCTTCGACAAGATCTCGACCAACCTGGGTAGCGCCGAACCGCCGTGCGGGTGAGGTCGGCCGGCGGGTTCGTCAGCGGGGGCCGGGAGCCGGTAGAGTAACGCCGCGTTGCCGCCTTAGCTCAGTCGGTAGAGCATCTCACTCGTAATGAGAAGGTCTGGGGTTCGATTCCCCAAGGCGGCTCGGCACCTCCTCAGGCCCGGCGGATCCCGCCGGGCCTGAGGCGTCTGCAGACCCCGTCAGACGGACACGTCAGCGACGCGGACGCGAGTCGTAGGCCTTGCGCGCGCTGCAGACCGACGCCTTCTTGCACACCTCGGTACTGCCGTCGGCGGCCAGCTTGAGCACCACCGAGTCGTCGAGCACGTTGTGTCCGACGACGACCCCCGCGCCGACCGGCGAGTCCACCCGCTCCCCCACACCGGGTGCGGTGGCCTTGAAGTCGGCGTACATCGGGTGCTCGTACTTCAGGCAGCACATCAACCGGCCGCAGGCCCCGGAGATGCGCATCGGGTTCAACGGCAGATCCTGGTCGCGGGCCATGGCCAGCGTCACCGGCTCGTAGTCCCGCAGGAACGTCGAGCAGCAGGTGTCGCGTCCGCAGGACCCGATGGCCCCGGTCACCCGAACCGCGTCGCGGTCGGTGACCTGGCGCAGCTCCACCCTGACCTTGAGCGTGGACGACAGGTCACGCAGCAGGGAACGGAAGTCGACGGTCTCGGGCGACGAGTAGTAGACGACCGTCTTCGCACCCTGCGGATCGACGGCGAGGATCTTCATCGGCAGCGCATGGGTGCGCACCAGCCGCCGGGTCGCGACCAGCGTGCGCGCCTTCGCCTTGCGGGTCTCCTCGGCGGCCTGCTCGTCGGCGGCGGTCGCCTTGCCGGCCAGCACCGGGAATCCGTCGGTGTCCTCCGAGGTGTACTCCGGTGGCCACAGCACGGTGGCGGTCACGTGGCCGTTCGCCGTCGGGTACAGCACCGGGTCGCCGACCTCCAGCTCCAGGTCGCCCGGATCGGCGTAGAACAGCTGGCCGTTCCTGGTGAACACCACCGCACACAGCATTCCCATGGGAGCACCGTACGCGGCCCCCGCCGTAGGCACCGGACGGACGACGGCTCAGCCGGTGAGCAGCCGCATCATCAGCGCCTCGATGGCGATCTGCGGCTTCACGTTGGCCTCGATCGCCACCCGGCACTCCAGGATCGCGTCCAGTCGCCGCAACGCCCCGGCAGCCCCGAGCCGCTGCACCGCCGACTCGAGGTCACCGCGGAGGTCGGGGTTGAGCAGCGTCGCGGGCGCCCGCAGCGACAGCGTGATGACGTCCCGGTAGTAGCCGGACAGATCGATGAGAGCCCGGTCCAGCACGTCCCGCTCGGTCCGGGTGGCCCGCGACTTCTGCCGCTTCTCCAGTTCCCGCACGACGCCGACGGTCCCGCGGGCGGCCCCGACCGCACCCTTGCCGGTACCGCCGGCCCCCAGCGCGGTCTTGAGCTCCTCGAGCTCGACGGCGTCGCGCCGCTCGCTCATGGCCTTCGCCTCCTGCTTGGCCCGGTCCAGGATCGTGGCCGCGGCGTCGTAGACGTCACCGAGCCCGACCAGCCGCCGCGGGATCTCCAGGATCGCCGCCCGGACCGCCGCCGCGTCCGGGTCGCGGGCCAGCCGCCGGGCCCGCCCCACGTGACCACCGCAGACCGACGCCGCCCAGGCCGCCCGCTCCGGGTCGACGCCGTCGCGGGTCCGGAGCACCTGGGCGATGTCGTCCACCGACGGACTGGCCAGGCTGATCACCCGGCACCGGGAGCGGATCGTCACCGACACGTCGTCGGGATGGGTGGACGGCGCGCAGAGCAGGAAGACGGTCTGCTTCGACGGCTCCTCGACCGCCTTGAGCAGCGCGTTCGCCGCGCCCTCGGTGAGGCGGTCAGCGTCTTCGATGAGCACGATCTGCCAGCGGCCCGTCATGGGCCGGCGGGCGGCGGCCTGCACGACGGCGCGCATCTCGTCGACGCGGATCGACAGGCCCTCGGGGTTGAAGGAACGGACGTCGCCGTGGGTGCCGTGCAGCACCGTGCGGCAGTGCACGCAGTGGCCGCACCCACGGTCCGGGCATTCGAGCGCGGCGGCGAAGGCGCGGGCGGCGTTGGAGCGGCCGGAGCCGGGCGGGCCGGTGAACAGCCAGGCGTGCGTCATCGCCGAGACCGGTACGCCCGCGTCGCCGTGGGAGGCGTCGACGGCCAGCCGCAGCGTCTCGATCACCTCGTGCTGGCCGACGAGATCGGCGAAGACGTCGGTGGGAGGGGCGGTCACGGGTGCGACCCTACCGGCGGTCACCGACAGACCCACGAGCCCTGACCGGGCCGGGTCAGCGGTCGAGCAGGTCGACCACGGCCTGGACGATGTCGGCCCCGAGTCCGGTGACCACGAGGAAGAAGAACAGCAGGAACAGCCCGAGCTGGACGAGGTTGGCCCGTCTGCGGTCGAGGCGTTGCGGCGGCGCGGGCGGCTGGAAGGCCGACGCCGGCACCGACGACCGCGGACCGGCCTGTGGCGAGGACGGCGCGGCCGGCGGCGTCCGCACGTTGCCGGTACCGAACTGCTGCCCGAACTGCGTGAGCTGGCCGCGGAACCGGTCGGCGGCGGAGGGCACCGTCCCTGCGGGGGCCGCCGGCACCGGGAACGACGGCGCGGCCGACCGGCGATGGGTGGACGGCGCGGCCGGCGCGATCGCGGTGGGCGTCGGTCCCTGGTGGAAGCCGGCCCGGGCGGCCGCGCGACGGCTGGGCTCCGCCGCGGCAGGCGGACGCGGCGCCCGCTCGCGGGGTTGGGCGCGTGCCGCCGCGGGCCGGTCGATCGCGGCCAGCTCCCGCACCGCCGCGGCCACCCGCGGATCGATCTCCGGCAGGCCGGGTGCGGTGGCCCGGACGGCCAGGGGCGGTCGCACCGGCGCCACCGGAACGGTCGCGTCCGGGTACACCGGGAGCACCTCGTACCGGACCCGCAGGGCCTGGGTGCCGTCGGCGCCGCTCAACGCATCGACGAAACGCTGCGTGCTCATGCGCCCGAGGGTAGGCCTCAGGTCGCCGTCCTGGTGGTGGCCTTGCGGACCGCCGGCTTCTTGGCCGCCGGTTTCTTGGCGGCCGTTGTCTTGGCGGCCGCCTTGGTGGCGCCGGCCTTGACCGTCTTCGCCGTGGTCGCCTTCGGCGCCGCCGGCTTGCGGGTGGTCGCGCGCTTCGGCGCCGGGCCACGGGCGCGACGCTCGGCCAGCAGCTCGGCGGCCCGGTCGACGGTCAGCGACTCGACCTCGTCGCCCTTGCGCAGCGAGGCGTTGGTCTCGCCGTCGGTGACGTACGGGCCGAAGCGGCCCTCCTTGATCACCATCGGCTTCTTCGTCGCCGGGTCCTCGCCCACCTCGCGCAGCGGCGGGGCGGTGGCCGCCGACCGACCGCGCTGCTTGGGCTGGGCGTAGATCGCCAGCGCCTGCTCGAGCGTCACCGAGAACAACTCCTCCTCGGTGGTCAGCGACCGCGAATCGGTGCCCTTCTTCAGATACGGGCCGTAGCGGCCGTTCTGCGCGGTGATCTCGACGCCGGTCTCGGGATCAGTACCGACCACCCGGGGCAGGGTCAACAGCCGCAGGGCGTCCTCGAACGACACGGTCTCGACGTTCATCGACTTGAACAGCGACGCCGTGCGCGGCTTGACCGCGTTCTTGCCCTTCGTGGGCGTGTCCTCGGGGAGCACCTCGGTGACGTACGGGCCGTAGCGGCCGTCCTTGACGACGATCGGATACCCCGTGTCAGGGGCGGCGCCGAGTTCGCGGTCGCTGACCTCGGACTTGGCGAACAGATCCTCGACGGTGTCGGTGGTGACCTCGTCGGGGGCCATCTCCTCGGGCAGGTTGGCCCGCTCGGTGGCCTCGCCGTCCAGCGCCGCCCGCTCCAGGTACGGGCCGTAGCGGCCGACCCGGACGAACACCTGGCGACCGTCGGCGGAGGTGGCGATGGGCAGCGAGTTGACCTCGCGCGCGTCGATGTCCTCGAGGTTGGCGCCGACCAGCTTCTTCAGGCCGCCGGCCTTGCCGACCGAGCCGCCCGCGGTGTGGGCGACCCCGTCGATGGCCTCGGCGTCGCCGAAGTAGAAGGACTTGAGCCAGTCGGTGCGCTGGACACGGCCGTCGGCGATGCCGTCGAGCTCGTCCTCCATCGCGGCGGTGAAGTCGTAGTCGACGAGCCGGGCGAAGTGCTGCTCCAGCAGCCCCACGACGGCGAACGCCACCCAGGACGGCACCAGCGCCTGGCCCTTGCGCCAGACGTAGCCGCGCTCGGTGATGGTGCGGATGATCGAGGTGTAGGTGGAGGGGCGGCCGATGCCCAGCTCCTCCAGCGCCTTGATCAGCGACGGCTCGGTGTAGCGGGCAGGCGGGCTGGTGACGTGGCCGCCGGGGGTGAGCTGCCGGATGCCCAGCTCCTCGCGCTCGCGGAGGTTGGGCAGCTTGCGCTCGGCGTCGTCGGCCTCGCCGCCCGCCTCGGCGTCGACGGTCTCGACGTAGGCGCGCAGAAAACCGGGGAAGGTGATCGTGCGACCGGACGAACCGAACACGCACTCGCGTCCCGCCGCGTCGGCGGCCATCTTCACCGTGAGCGTCAGACCCCGGGCGTCGACCATCTGGGACGCGATCGTGCGCTGCCAGATCAGCTCGTACAGCCGGAACTCGTCACTGCCCAGCGCGTTGCCGACCTGGCCGGGGGTGCGGAAGTTCTCGCCGGCGGGCCGGATGGCCTCGTGCGCCTCCTGGGCGTTCTTGACCTTCCGGGTGTACTGCCGCGGCGCGTCCGGGACGTACTCCGGGCCGTACAGCTCGCGGGCCTGCGTGCGGGCGGCGGTCAGCGCGGTCTGCGACAGGGTGGTCGAGTCGGTCCGCATGTAGGTGATGTAGCCGGACTCGTACAGCCGCTGGGCCGTGCGCATGGTGCGCTCCGACGACATGCCGAGCTTGCGGCCGGCCTCCTGCTGCAGCGTCGACGTCATGAACGGCGCGTAGGGCTTGCGCGTGTAGGGCTTCTCCTCGACGGAGGTCACCACGGCGCTGCGGCCGTCCAGCGTCCGGGCCAGGTCGTTGGCGGTCTCCTCGTCCAGCTGCAGCGCGGCGGAGCCGGCCTTGAGCGAGCCGGTGGACTCGTCGAAGTCCCGGCCGGTGGCGAGCTTGCGGCCGTCGACCTGCTGCAGGCTCGACGTGAAAGTGGCGCCCTCGGCGTTGGCCATGACGGCGTCGATGCCCCAGTAGCTGCCGGACACGAACGCCATCCGGGCGCGTTCGCGCTGGACGACGATGCGGGTGGCGACGGACTGAACCCGGCCCGCCGACAGCTTCGGCATGACCTTCTTCCACAGCACCGGCGAGACCTCGTAGCCGTACAGCCGGTCGAGGATGCGGCGCGTCTCCTGGGCGTCGACGAGGTTGTCGTCGATCTGCCGCGGGTTCGCCGCCGCCTCGCGGATCGCGGCCGGGGTGATCTCGTGGAAGACCATCCGCGAGACCGGGACCTTCGGGTTCAGCGTCTGCAGCAGGTGCCAGGCGATGGCCTCGCCCTCGCGGTCCTCATCGGTGGCGAGCAGGAGCTCGGTGGCGCCGGCCAG from Nakamurella deserti encodes:
- the topA gene encoding type I DNA topoisomerase, whose product is MAVRKSAKSAGTDGVRLVIVESPSKAQTIGGYLGDGYIVESSIGHIRDLPRGAADVPAKYKGESWARLGVDVDHDFEPLYVVSPEKRAQVAKLKSALAGATELLLATDEDREGEAIAWHLLQTLNPKVPVSRMVFHEITPAAIREAAANPRQIDDNLVDAQETRRILDRLYGYEVSPVLWKKVMPKLSAGRVQSVATRIVVQRERARMAFVSGSYWGIDAVMANAEGATFTSSLQQVDGRKLATGRDFDESTGSLKAGSAALQLDEETANDLARTLDGRSAVVTSVEEKPYTRKPYAPFMTSTLQQEAGRKLGMSSERTMRTAQRLYESGYITYMRTDSTTLSQTALTAARTQARELYGPEYVPDAPRQYTRKVKNAQEAHEAIRPAGENFRTPGQVGNALGSDEFRLYELIWQRTIASQMVDARGLTLTVKMAADAAGRECVFGSSGRTITFPGFLRAYVETVDAEAGGEADDAERKLPNLREREELGIRQLTPGGHVTSPPARYTEPSLIKALEELGIGRPSTYTSIIRTITERGYVWRKGQALVPSWVAFAVVGLLEQHFARLVDYDFTAAMEDELDGIADGRVQRTDWLKSFYFGDAEAIDGVAHTAGGSVGKAGGLKKLVGANLEDIDAREVNSLPIATSADGRQVFVRVGRYGPYLERAALDGEATERANLPEEMAPDEVTTDTVEDLFAKSEVSDRELGAAPDTGYPIVVKDGRYGPYVTEVLPEDTPTKGKNAVKPRTASLFKSMNVETVSFEDALRLLTLPRVVGTDPETGVEITAQNGRYGPYLKKGTDSRSLTTEEELFSVTLEQALAIYAQPKQRGRSAATAPPLREVGEDPATKKPMVIKEGRFGPYVTDGETNASLRKGDEVESLTVDRAAELLAERRARGPAPKRATTRKPAAPKATTAKTVKAGATKAAAKTTAAKKPAAKKPAVRKATTRTAT